Sequence from the Gammaproteobacteria bacterium genome:
GTAATATTTCTGGCAAAGGTCTTGGTTTCATGGTCGACAATGTGACGCAGGCCACTTTAACCCAAGCTTTCGCGTAAATCATGTCCGGTTGATGACGATCTGTGATCCTTTGCACAAATGAGACACTCGCGCGCCCAATCCGTTCAATCTCAGCCGTGGCCCATAGGTGATCATTAAACCGCGCGGGACGCAAGTAATCGATGTCCATATGTGCCACCGCAAAGGCAATATCTTGATCAATCAACAGTGTTTGATCGAGCCCCAACGCACGCAGCCATTCAGTCCTCGCCCGCTCCATAAATTTCAGATAATTGGCATGATAAACAACACCCGCGACATCGGTGTCCTCGTAATAGACAGTCACTGGCCAACGAAAGTGGTTGTTTTGGTTCTGACTCATTCTTTCGACCGTTTTGGCGACACGAAACCAAAATGTTGATACGCCTTTGTGGTGGCCACCCTGCCACGCGGAGTTCGGTGCAGGTATCCTTGCTGAATCAAATAGGGTTCAATCACTTCATCGATGGTGTCTTTTTCTTCACCAATCGCCGCCGCCAAACTTTCAACGCCAACCGGGCCGCCATCAAACTTTTCGATAATGGCCAGCAGCAGCTTACGATCCATCATATCAAACCCTTTTGCATCAACGTCCAGCATGTCGAGTGCCTGTTGTGCGATTACCGCATCAATACGACCTTCACCACGTACTTCGGCAAAATCCCTGACCCGGCGCAGCAAGCGGTTGGCAATCCGCGGTGTCCCGCGAGAACGACGTGCGATCTCAACCGCACCCTCATGATCGATTGGCACCCCGAGAATTCCAGCTGCCC
This genomic interval carries:
- the ybgC gene encoding tol-pal system-associated acyl-CoA thioesterase; its protein translation is MSQNQNNHFRWPVTVYYEDTDVAGVVYHANYLKFMERARTEWLRALGLDQTLLIDQDIAFAVAHMDIDYLRPARFNDHLWATAEIERIGRASVSFVQRITDRHQPDMIYAKAWVKVACVTLSTMKPRPLPEILRKEWSVGG
- the ruvB gene encoding Holliday junction branch migration DNA helicase RuvB, with translation EPGDVLFVDEIHRLSPVVEEILYPAMEDYRLDIMIGEGPAARSIQLTLPPFTLVGATTRAGLLTSPLRDRFGIVQRLEFYSVEDLTAIVVRAAGILGVPIDHEGAVEIARRSRGTPRIANRLLRRVRDFAEVRGEGRIDAVIAQQALDMLDVDAKGFDMMDRKLLLAIIEKFDGGPVGVESLAAAIGEEKDTIDEVIEPYLIQQGYLHRTPRGRVATTKAYQHFGFVSPKRSKE